A single genomic interval of Helianthus annuus cultivar XRQ/B chromosome 13, HanXRQr2.0-SUNRISE, whole genome shotgun sequence harbors:
- the LOC110899092 gene encoding uncharacterized protein LOC110899092, whose amino-acid sequence MTGGITLIQFPTVHHSFPPPPISATNKRISAASSPPTEIRVCTNRTCRRQGSTEILQVLTGIAPPTISVTSCGCLGRCGSGPNLVVLPSETFVSHCATAARAADVMGSVCGVDSVRCKKSLEALAVRKKGEAEMERGEFVTAEMLLSQAIDLNPIGGLHYIYKSRSVARLAMNKTTAALEDAIEASTIAPKYPEAYVCKGDALMAVEKYEAAADSFSTALELDPSIRRSKSFKARIAKLQEKLATTNC is encoded by the exons ATGACCGGTGGCATAACCCTTATCCAATTCCCCACCGTCCACCACTCATTTCCACCACCACCCATTTCCGCCACAAACAAACGCATCTCCGCCGCATCATCCCCACCAACCGAGATCAGAGTATGCACCAACCGAACCTGCCGTCGTCAAGGCTCAACGGAAATCCTCCAAGTCCTCACCGGAATCGCCCCACCCACCATCTCCGTCACCTCCTGCGGCTGCTTGGGCCGGTGCGGCTCCGGCCCAAACCTCGTTGTTCTACCGTCCGAAACGTTCGTGAGCCACTGCGCCACTGCTGCTCGTGCTGCTGACGTCATGGGGAGCGTGTGTGGTGTTGATTCGGTGAGGTGTAAGAAGAGTTTGGAGGCGCTTGCAGTTAGGAAGAAAGGTGAGGCTGAGATGGAGAGAGGGGAGTTTGTGACGGCTGAGATGTTATTATCTCAG GCGATAGATCTTAATCCAATTGGTGGACTTCACTACATCTATAAAAGCAG GTCTGTTGCAAGGTTGGCAATGAACAAAACAACTGCTGCTCTTGAGGATGCCATAGAAGCGTCTACTATTGCTCCAAAATATCCTGAG GCTTACGTATGTAAGGGTGATGCTTTAATGGCTGTGGAAAAATATGAAGCAGCTGCAGATTCTTTTTCAACGGCATTAGAGTTGGATCCTTCAATTCGTCGCTCCAAATCATTCAAG GCTCGGATTGCAAAGCTTCAGGAGAAACTAGCTACTACAAATTGCTGA